The Calditrichota bacterium DNA segment TTCAGGTCAAAAATCCGAAGTACATGCAGCAAGCGATGGATCAGGTGATTGGAATATTACGCGCCGTCAGAAAAGTGCCGCCAGGGGAGCCCAATGACTTCGAGATTTTTACCAGCGAGTCGCTCATTAATACCTTTAATGATATGTCATTTTCCGTAAAAATCGCCGCCATCGGTATCGCGCTGATTTCTTTGCTGGTCGGCGGCATCGGAATTATGAATATCATGCTGGTTTCTGTGACCGAGCGGACGCGGGAAATTGGCATTCGCAAAGCGGTTGGCGCAAAAAGAAGAGATATCCTTTGGCAGTTTGTCATTGAATCGATAATTCTGGGAAATATCGGAGGGTTTCTGGGTATTATTCTCGGAATAATTATCGGTCTTTTCATTGGCGTTGTCACGCCATTACCTACAGCGATTCCTGTGTGGGCTGTTTTTTTGGGAATCGGATTCTGCTCTCTTGTCGGTTTGTTTTTCGGAATTTATCCGGCGGCGAAAGCGGCTCGGTTGGCGCCAATTGTCGCGTTGCGTCATGAATAATGAGGAGGTACTATGAAGCTCAAAAAACGAGAAATCGAAAATGTTTTGGTGGTCGAAATATCCGGCGAAATTATGGGGGGGACAGAAACAGAAGATTTTCGGGCTCTTATTTTTGAGGCCATCGAGAATGAAATGGTGAATATCGTCATTGATTTAAAAAAAACAAAATGGATGAACAGCTCAGGGCTGGGAATGTTGGTGAGCGGATTGACGACTATTCGCAGCAGCGGCGGAGACCTGCGTCTTGCCAACATCTCGGAACGCGTTCGCCGACCTTTGCAAATAACTCGGCTGGAATCCATTTTTTTGAGCTATGATTCCGTGGAAGAAGCGATTCACAGTTATCAGGCAAAATAGGAGGAATGCATGAGTCAACTATCAAGAGATGAAATTTTGGCAAAAATAAAGAACAAAGAGTCGCTCGCCGGGCTGGATTTGTCAGGGGCCGATTTTTCTTACGAAGATTTGCGCGGCGTTGTCTTTTCAGGAGCAAACCTTTGTGATGCGCATTTGCAGAATGCGAATCTGGCACAGGCTGATTTTAGCGACGCCCACCTGGAGCAAGCGTTTTTTTTCGGCGCAAATTTGGCGCAGGCAAAGTTTGATCGGGCGTTTTTGAAAGACGCCAATTTGCAGGATACCAATCTGGAATTTGCTTCATTCAAAAACGCAGATTTGGAACATGTCAAATTATTCGGCGTGCAGGCGGAAAACGCTGATTTTCAGGGGGCGAATTTGTCCAACGCGAGAATGAAACGCTCGAATTTCAAACACGCAAACTTTCAGCAAGCAAATCTGAATCAGGCCCATTTAGAGAGATCGGAGTTGAATGGCGCGGATTTCACAGGCGCAAATCTGGAGGGAAGCTTCCTGGAGCACGCTGATTTGACAAATGCAAAACTGAAGTGATTGTCTTTTCTGAAAAATTATGATTAAAAAAAATTCTTTTCCTATTTCAAAAATCCAATCCGCGATTGATATCAATCAAAATATGCCGCAAGACTAAACTGCTCATTTTCTTTCAAAATTTAGAACAATTCCCTTGTTCAGGCGTTAAATGTTGTTTAAATTGGATTGTGTCAATAAACTCAATTTTTGTGCTGTGGAGATTAGCTGCAAGGGATGTGTATGAAACCACTCAAGATGTTTGCTGTTGCCCCTTCTTTACCTGAACAATTAACCCCTTTAAAAACATTAGCTTACAATTTATGGTGGAGTTGGAATCCTGACGCCATCGATCTTTTTCGTCGCGTAGATTGGGACATCTGGGAAAAATCAAACCATAATCCGATAAAAATGCTCGGCATGGTAAGCCAGGCGCGTTTTGATAAATTGGCTTTTGACGACGGTTTTTTATCTCATCTGCGGCGTGTCACTGAGGAACTTGAAAATTATCTTTCTGGAACGACCTGGTATGAGAAAAAATTTGGCAAGCCCGAGAATGAAAAAATTGCTTATTTTTCTGCTGAGTTTGGTTTGACAGACTGCGTGCCGCTCTATTCTGGCGGGCTCGGCGTTCTTGCCGGGGACCATTTGAAATCCGCCAGCGACATGGGAATTCCGCTGATTGGTGTCGGCTTGCTGTATCAGCAGGGCTATTTTAATCAATATCTGAACGCAGATGGTTGGCAGGGGGAATTGTATTTGAAAAATGATTTTTACAACATGCCTGTGCAACTGCTGCGCGATGAACATGGCGCGAAGATTGTCATTGAGCTCGAATTCCCCGGTCGGAAAGTTTTCGCTCAAATTTGGCAAATTTCCATCGGACGCATTCGTTTGCTGTTGCTTGATACCAATAATAAAAATAATTCCCTACAGGATCGCACCATCACCAGCGAGCTGTACGGAGGCGACGGCGAAACCAGAATTCAGCAAGAGATTGTGCTTGGCATCGGTGGTTTGCGCGCTTTGCAGAAGCTGAAAATTGAGCCGGATATTTTTCATATCAACGAAGGGCATTCGGCGTTTTTGAGTTTGGAACGCATTGCCGTCGCCATGAGAAAACTCAATCTTACATTTTCTGAAGCATTGGAACTCACACGCTCGGGAAACATCTTTACCACCCATACTCCGGTTCCTGCCGGGATTGACATGTTTTCCCAGGAGTTGGTAAATAAATACTTTTCTGAGTATTTCAAGCAGTTGAATATTTCCCGTGAAGAATTTTTGCGAATCGGCGGCATTCATTATTCGCAAAATAAGGGAAAGTTTTCCATGGCGGTGTTGGCGATCAATCTCGCCGCTTACGTCAACGGCGTCAGTAAATTGCACAAACGCGTGTCGCGCGACATGTGGAAACATCTCTGGCCAAACGCGCCGGTGAATGAAGTTCCCATCTCTAACGTGACTAATGGCGTGCATCCGGGATCCTACATTTCCAAAGAATTAGCGAGTCTGTTGGACCGCTATTTAGGACCGGCGTGGAAGACAAAACCGGGAGATTTGTCAATCTGGGCCCGCGTGTCGGAAATTCCCGGAGAAGAATTGTGGCGAACTCACGAACGTAATCGTGAACGGTTGGTTGCATTTGCCCGCGAACGGATGCGGCAACAATCCAAAAAAAGAGGCGCTCTGCCTTCGCAATTATCCCTGGCCGACGATGTTTTGAATCCGGAGGCGTTCACAATTGGTTTCTCGCGTCGTTTTGCTACTTATAAACGGGCAACTCTGCTCTTTCGGGATATTGATCGTTTGGCGCAAATTTTGAACAATAAAGATTTCCCGGTGCAAATAATTTTCGCCGGCAAAGCGCATCCCAAAGACGATCCGGGCAAGCAACTCATCAAGGAAATTATTCACCATCTCAAACACGAGAGATTTCGCCAACACATTGTTTTTATTGAAAATTACGACATTGAAGTCGCCCGCTACATGGTGCAAGGCGTCGATTTGTGGCTCAATACGCCGCGCCGTTACATGGAAGCCAGCGGCACCAGTGGCATGAAAGCAGCCATGAACGGCGTGATCAATTGTAGTATTTTGGATGGCTGGTGGGACGAGGCGTACAAGCCGGAAATTGGCTACGCCATTGGCAGCGGGGAAGAATATGAAGATTTCGCTTATCAGGATGGTGTGGAGTCCCAACTTTTGTACGACTTGCTGGAACATGAAATTATTCCCAAATTTTACAAGCGAGGAAAAAACAACATTCCCCGCCAGTGGGTTGCCTTGATGAAAAATTCAATGGCGGCGATTTGCCCTGTTTTTAATTCCAACCGTATGACCCGCGAATATGCGGAATTGTTTTACAGCCCGTCGATGAAAAATTTTCATCTTCGAATGGAAAATGACCAGCGAATTGCCAGAGAGATTGCTCATTGGAAAAAACATTTGCGGAACCACTGGCAAAAAATTCATTTCGTTGACATCGCGCAAAATGAACCTGACAATTATCAAGTCGGCAGGTCGGTTGAAATTACGGCGAAAATTTTTATCGACGGAATTTCACCGGAAGATATCGTCGTGGAAATCTACCACGGCATTCCCGACGCAGATCACAACTACATTTCGGAAGGTCGAATTCAGCCAATGGAATTGACGGAAGAAAACGGTGAAAACATTTTTACCTATCGCGGCCAGGTAAATTTTGATGTTAGCGGGCTATACGGATACACATTGCGCATTTTGCCACACCACAAAGATTTATTGCATCGCCATGAGACTGGCTTGATCTTGTGGGCGAATCAGAAATGATTTTTAGAAAAAAACAGACATTGCCAATGTGATTTGTCGATTTTCCCGGTGCTGGTTGTTGTTAAAGGATGATTTTTAGATACCAAGCCCGGCCGAAGGTGCGTAAATCTCATCGTGAATTTCCCGCAAAAATTGGTACAGCGGATTGATCGTGTGAAAGGCGAAAGACAATTCGTTGACTAATTCCTGCGAAAAAAGAAGTTCGTCTCTGTTCCGTTTGCAACTCAAATAAAATGAACGACATTGGTACCAGAGTTGAATTTTTTCGCCGTGTTCATTGGGAATTTTTCTTTTGTAATGGTCGGGAATGACCTCAAAGAAATTCTGTTTTTTCAAACAGGAAATGGCTTTGAGAAATTCGTCGGGATTCTCGTCTATTCTGCTGCGCAGCGCGTCCATCGTCGCTCGGGAGGCGTTGTAATAGCCCATGCCGAAACGATACCAGTCAGGGAAAATTTCAAAAAAATAGGCAGGAGAATCTTTCCAATTTTTCACCCGCCGCTTGAAAGTGATCCACATATTTCCGCGGAAAAGCCGTTTGTCCCGGGAAAAACGCGTATCGCGAAAAATACGCGAGATTGTTTTGTTTATCGCCGGCGTGGTCTCAAACTGCGCGTCAATCGCCAGCATCGAGGGCGCCAGATCAGCAACCAGCGCTTTCAATGGCTGAAGCACGTACAAATTGTAAATGGGACGATTTTTTTCAAACCAATCTTTGCTGTTGCGATCTTCAACCTCGCCCAGAAAGTCAAAAGTTTCCTGAGAAAATCCGGTGAAAGCATTGTCTTTATCCATAGAAGAAAGGTCTCCGTTCTATTTTGTGATGAAAAAAGTAGTAGTTTCTTTTTAGCGTAAAAGCACAATTTTTCGCACAAGGTAAATTTTACCAAACTGAAATCTGACGAAATAAACGCCGCCGGGATTGTTTTTGCTGTTCCAGATGAATCGACGGCTCCCGCGCGCCAAATTTCCCAATTCAAATCGCCCAACTTTTTGGCCGGTAATGGAAAAAATTTCAACTTTCACCTTGGCGCTGCGAGGCAGCTCAAAATGAAATTGAGTAACGCTGTTAAATGGATTCGGAGATGGCGCTGACAAGTAAAAACTTCCGATTTGATTTTGTCCCGCTCGTTCGCTGACGGAGGTATTTTCGCTTATCCCTGCAAGTTGGGCAAGGCTGACGATGGCTAATTTGCCGAGAGCCTGAAAATAGTCCACGTCATAATTTGAAAATAAATCCTGAATTGTGTGGTAATGCGGATTGAAATCGTCAAAGTCTTCAATAATGAGGATTGCTGAAAATCCTTGCTCCCAAAAAGAGGCGTGGTCACTGCGATTGGTGGCTCCTTCGACAATGAGCTCCGGCGACAGGGGGAATTGCAGGGAAGCGACATTGTCAAAAATCATCTCGCCCAACGACTTCGAGTTTGCGATGTCCGCCGCATGAATTTCAAAAACGCCATCCCCGTTTCCGTCGTAGCCAATCATGTCCAGATTGATGACGCCCAAAATATTTTCCTGATTTTCTGCGGCGAGTTTTGCGTAATGTCTGCTGCCCAAAAGTCCTAATTCTTCGCCGGAAAAAAGAAGGAAACGTATGGTGTAGCGGCTGTTTTCATTTTTTAGTACGCGGGCTGCTTCCAGAACTGTCGCCGCGCCGCTGCCGTTGTCGTCCGCGCCGGGAGCGAGGAACATGCGATTGACAGCTTCCGCCATGCAATCGTAATGCGCGCAAATGACGACGCTCGTGTCCGGCGAAATTGTTCCGGGTTTCGTCGCGAAGACATTGTTCAAATAGTACTCGACATATTGGTCGCTGAAATTTTGCCAGTCCGCGCCCCGTGATTTGATGTCCAGCAGCACGCCTTTGCCGGTCACCCAAATTGTCGAATCCGCATTAAAATCCGCGTAATAGCACGACTCGTCCTGCAAAATATTCAGCGCTGTCCAGTTTTCACCGCTGTCGTGCGTGATGAAAATCTTCCCGCCGGAGCCAACGACAACGCCGTCATTTTTATTGAAGAAATCAACATCCCAGAGAATTTCATCAGGCGCGAGCACCTCAGTTTGCCAGCTTTCGCCGCCATCGAAAGTGAGCAGCAGTGTCCCGTTCGTGCCCACAGCGTAGCCGCGGCTCTCGGAAAAAAATCGTACGGCAAGGAAAGCCTCGCTGGAGCCGGAGTTTTGTTCGAGCCAATTTTCCCCGCCGTCGATTGTGTGTAAAATTAATCCGTTTGGTCCGACTGCCCAGCCGCGCAGGGAATCGACAAAATCAATGGCGTAAATTCCGAAGGTGGTGGGCAAATTCTGTTTTTCCCAGGTTAATCCGCCGTCAGAAGTGCGGAAAATATTGGCGTAGGCGCCGGCGATCCAGCCGTGCTTTTTGTCCGGGAAAGCCACGCCGTAAATGTGCTGCTCAAATGGCGCCTCCAAAAATTCCCACTGTGCGCCGCCGTCGCTGGTTTTCATGAGTAAACCCTTGTAGCCGACGGCCCAGACCAGTGAGTCGTTCACCGCCTCAAAATTTTTGATGCCTCTGTCCGTGACAAAACTGAATTGTTTTTCCCAATGCTCGCCGCCGTCAGAGCTGTGGTAAATCGAGCCATCGAGATAAAACCAGCCCTGAAGCGGATTGTTCGGCGCAAAAATAATGTCGCCAAAGTTGGGCGTGAGGCTGAACTCCTGCAATTCGACCTGATAGCCGAAATTTTCCAGCTTCTGCTGAAGAAACGTTTGCGCCTTGAAAATATCGTTGCTTTTGGCAAATCTGGTTTTGATGGTTTCAGGAACTGAATTAATAAAAACGGTTGTGTCGCCACTCAATTGGCGGACGAAAAGAGACATGGAATCGACTGAAATTTTGCCAAGAAGTCCCTGCAACTCGCTTGGTGAAGTTTGCCAAACTAAGCTTTTCTTTGTCTTCTTGCTTGGTTGCCAGCGAGAATTTTCAGGCACAGAAAGGGAATGGCTATTGGCAGAAGTTCGTATCTCCGGTATCGGCTGAGCCAAAAGAATATTTACCGAGGCTATGACAACAAAAGAGAATTGCAGAAGAAAATTGCCGTATTTCTTGGCCTTGTGGGTCATTTTTTTTCGCTAATCAATTTGGCTGTTTGAATTTAACTTTAGCCCTGCAAAGTTTAAATAAAATATTTTTTAAATTTATCATTCTTCTGCGCCAATGTCAAGCAGAATTTCTGAAAATAATTGGAAAAGCCAAATATTTTGCTTGAAAAAAGTGGTGCAAAAGCGTATATTTATTCATTGGAATAAATAGAAAGCTGCAGGGTAGCGATGAGCCAAAAAGACAGAGACGAAAAAAGAATTCAATCTTCCTTTCAAAAAGCAGTGAATCAGTACATCAATTCCCGCCTGGAAAAAGTGCCGGAATTTGTGAGTAAACATTTTTCTCTCCGCGGCGCGCTGCGGCTGCACAAAAAGGCGATCGGCGCGGATTTAATCAAAGGGCCGCTCAATATTTCGTGGTCATTGATTTACACGATTCTCCGCGGCAGTGGCGCTGTTTTGCACAAATTTGGTGAGAAAAAAATATCCCGCTTGTTGCGAGAAAAATTGCCGCCAGGCTTTGAAACGCGAGTGCAGAAAGAAATTGTCTGGCTGATTTACACGGAATTGTTGGAACTGCCGTTCCAGCAGGGGAGACGTGAGTCAAAAAAAGATGCCCTGTTGGAAATTTTTTTCAGTCAAAAGGCTGTCGCAGAAATGATGACTCAAGCCTTGAAGCCGCTGAAAAGCAAGGCTGATGATCCGAACGTGAGAAAGGCGCTGGAGAAAAATTTGCGGGAGTATTCGACCAGCCGCACTGCAGCGGCGGATTTAGCCGGAACCCTGATTACGCTTTCTCTTGGCGCAGCGGCGTTCAAGAAAATGACGCCGGGCGCCATGGCAGCCGGTTCGAGTTTAGCAGCGGCGATTGCCCAGCACGCGGCGGTGTCCAATTTTTTTCTGGGATCGACGCTGGGGTCGGTTTACTACAGCATTTTTCCTGTCTCGGCTTCTCTGGGACTGATTGCTGCAACCACGGGCTCGATCATGGCGGCAATGGCGATTGTCACTTCGTTTGCCGGAATTATCACGGATCCGCTGCAGGCGAAATTGGGCATTCATCAGCGAAGGCTGCGAAAGTTTATTCTAATGTTAAAGCCGATTTTGCAAGGAAAAAGCGAATCTAAATACGAAATTCGCGACCGTTACGTGGCGCGCGTTTTCGACATGCTGGATGTGATAAAAACAGTGACCATGAATTTGACCTGAAAACTAAAATTGAGAAATTGAACAGAGAGGAATTTGAATTGTTATTGAATCGGGAAAGGTATTTGCAAGCAACGGAATTGATTAATTTTGAGCATGAAATGATTCAGGAAAAAGCGGCTGAACTCGCGCGCGGCTGCGCCAATTCCGTCGCGGTTGCGGAGCAAATTTTCCACTTTGTGCGCGATGAAATTCGTTACGCTTTTCGTGTGCCTCACGATGCCGGTCAGTTCAAGGCATCGGCCATTTTGCGCGCCAAAATGGGGTTCTGTACGCAAAAAGCGATTCTGTTTTGCGCTTTGGCAAGAAGCCGGGGCATTCCGGCGGGAATTTATTTTTTCGACATCGTTGATCATTCATTGCCGGAAAAATTTGCCGAACTTCTGCGAACGCGCACCATGTTTCGCCACGGCGTGCCAACGCTTTTCCTGAATGGCGCCTGGCGAAAATTGGATGCGACGCTGGACGCAAAGTTAGTGGAGAAAAACGGCCTTTTTGCAGTGGAGTTTTCGCCGGAAAGCGACTGCCTGATGTCAAAGAAAAAACGAGACGGTGAAAAACACGTCGCATACGTCAATGAATACGGTTTGTACGGAGACGTCTCTTTTTCTCTGATCCAGCACTGGTTCAGTCTTTATTATTTGCACCTGTTTGACGTCCGCTTGGAGGATTATTAGTTGAATATATTTTTAAACACATAGCCGGCGATGCTGGGATTTTCCTTTAGCCGGCGCACGGAATATTCGTACCACTGTTTTCCGTAGGGTAGGTAAATTCGCATGGGAAACCCTTGCCGCACGAGAATGTCGCGCAATTGTTCGTCCACGCCGAGCAGCATTTGAAATTCAAAATTTTCTTCGGACAGATTCAGTTGATTGATGAGGCGCAAGCCTTCCCAAACCATTTGCTCGTCGTGCGTGGCGATGCCGACAAACGCTCCTTTTGTAAGCATCTTTTCCAACAAATAGCTAAAATTTCTCTGAATTATTTCCCGGTCTTTGAACGCGATTTTTCGGGATTCGTTGTAAATTCCTTTCACGAGACGAAAGTTTGGTAATTTGACTCGGGAAAAGATATGATCCACATCATCAATGGTGCGCCGCAAATATGACTGGAAAACAGTGCCTACATTTTCAAATTCTTTTCTCAATTTCAGGTAAATATCAATGGTATCGTCGGTACAGGTGGCGTCTTCCATGTCAATGCGAACAAAATTTCCCAACTCATCTGCAAGTCGAACCACCTCCGTAACATTTTCAAAGCAAAAATCGTAATCAAGCCGCAGACCGAAAGCTGTTAGTTTTACTGAAATGGAGGCATCCAGCCTTTCATCTTTCAAACGTCGAAGTAAGCGGAGATATTCCTGCTTTGTTTCCGTTGCCTCGTTTTTATGCTCGGCGTTTTCGCCGAGCAAATCTACGGTGGCTTTGATTTTTCGCTGGTTCAATTGGCGAATAGTTTCTACTGCGGCGTCCATGTCTTTGCCGGCGATGTAGCGGCTGGAGATTTTTCCGACAATGAATTTCGGCACGAACGGCATAGCGGCGACTAAAAATTTATCAAATAATTTCATTCTGCTTCTCCGTTAGCTATGGTCAAGTGAAGTGAATTTCGTAGGTAAGAAATTAGATGCCTGAATTGAAAGAAGTTTTCAGCAAAAAAAAGCCGGAACTCCCATCAAAGGGAATCCGGCTTTTTTTACTCGAAAAAATATCTTTTACAAATCTTCGGGTTTTATTTCCAGATTCGTTTTAAATGTGTGCGCGATGATGTTCATTTGCCGCAAGTAGTGCATTTTTGATCTTTTCAAATCCGGAGCGAATATGTGCATGTCAATGAAGTAGATGCGTTCGGTTTTTTCGTCAAAAAAGCAGTACATCCAAAAAGGTCCGCCGGCGACTTTCTCGTCGTTACTCCAGAGACCTTTTAGCAGCAAAGCGCGCCGTTCGAGAAAATTAACTTCTTCGGTGACGACAGGTTGAAATTTTTCGTCCACGTGTTCTTTTTCGTAGAAACTTTTTGCCCATTGATTTCTTTTTTCCACGCAATATTCTTTTGTGATCACCGAGGGATCCGTGGCTTCTTCCCAGAAAACTGAGATCCAGCGCAATGGCAGTTTGCGGTGGAACATGACAAAGCGGTCTCGCGCCGATTGAACTACCATTCTGTAGTCAACAGGCAACCGCACCATCCAGCCGTAAGTTTGCAGCAGGTGTTTTTCAACGTCTTTTTGCTCTTTCATTGAATAGAGAATTTTTTTGTGAAAGTCCTGCCAGTAGCTCTCAAATTGTTCAAAAATCTCATTGCTGTTTTCTGCTAATTTTTGCTTCAACGTTTGCAAATCCGGCGCGATCAAATAGAGCACTTTCTGGTTTTGCGCGTACGCGTCCGTGCTGGCGAACATAAATTCGCCCTGTTTGACTTTTTCCAATGCCTGCGGAGAAAGGCTGTTGTTTATTGCCTGTGAAAGTTCATCTTGCGAATCAAGAGTGGAAAGAAAAAGCAGATTTTTGTAACGTTTGTAATTGTGCGGGTCTTGTTTGACCAGCGTGTACCATTTTTCCGGCTGAGGATTGTATTCTGTCCTTTCAAAGGTTGTGCGCAGAATACTTTCCGCACTTTTCCAAATTGTCGAATCGGCTAAAACATGAATTTCGTAATCGCCGCCCAAAGGAACAGGTTTTCCGCAGCCGAGCAGGTAAAAAACGCCTGCAATTACCGCTAAACTCAAGATTATTCGCAGCGCTTTCATAATTACCTCCTTCTGTTTTATTCAATGAGAATCTATTCGAATGCGTTCTTTTCTGATCATAAAAATAATTCCGCCGGGCAACGCGGAGACAAGTCCGATCAAATATGCCAAGAACTCCATTACGACAATTAACTCCGGCGGAAAAGAAGTCACTCGCGAAAACAGCGCCAATCCGCTGCTTTCCCTGACGCCGATGCCACCGATAGAAATGGGCAAGCTCGCCAGCAAAGCAATGACCGGGATGAACAGAAAAAAGTATTTGACCTGCCCCTGCAAACCCAGCGATAGCGCCGCCAGATAATGGACAAAAACGCGAATGGTTTGGATGACAAGAGAGGTCAGCGTTACTGAAATAAGTACGCGACGATTATTTTTGAACGAATTGATGTTTTTGTAAATATCATAAATTTTGCCGTTCGCTTTGTCCGGGAAAATAAATCGAATGATTTTTCCCAATTGATGCGCCAGAAAATCATTAAAAATGAACAAAAAAGAAAGAACCCACACGACAAAAATAATCACGACGATCAACAGCACGGTTGACGATTGGAAAACGCCGCGCCAGATGAGCCCGGTGAATAATGCCAGCGTGGTGAGCATGACAAATCCCATGAAACGGTCAAAGAAAACAGTGGAAACTGCCGACGAAGAGTCCCCGGTTCGCTTGCTGATGTCATAAATGCGAAAAGCGTCGCCGCCGATGTAGCCGATGAGAAAATTGTTAAAGAACAAGCCGACGAAATAATATGACAGCACATGAGAAAATTTCAAATGAATATTTTTCGATTTCAGTAGCAAAAACCATTGAAATGCTCCCAAAATGTTACTGCCGGTAAAAATGACCAGCGCCAGAAAAATCCAGCCCAGTGAAACAGATTGAAGCTGCTGATAAATATCGCGCAGTCCCAATTTGGCGATGAGGAAAATCACCAGGCCCACGCTGACAATGATTTTTAAAGTCGGGATCAGGTATTTCCGCAACAATTTCTTCTCTCGTCTCTCTGTAAATTATTTCGATTGTCTGTCACCGCCCCTGCGTTGTTGTAAAAAAATTCCCGAAGGAATCGTTTAAAATACAATCGGATAGAATAAAAAGTTCCATTTTTGACACAACTAACCCCGGCTTTCCTGTTTGAAAACATAATTCTTAAAATCAAAAGAATCCTCTGCAATAGATGAATGAAGTTGCAGAGGATTCTTTGGCGAAAGATTTCTGCTTAATTGAGCCGGTCATTGCCGCTGAAATAAACTGAATACTGATTTTGTTTTACTTTTTCGGCTCAGCGGGTTGTAATAGCGCTGTGTCGGGCAATGATTTTCTCAATTGTGTCTCAAGTTGACTTTTAAAGGCAAGTGCATTTTGATCTTTGGGATGAGTCGACATCCATCCATTTATCAGATCCAATCCTTTCTGATAGTCCTTCTTCTGCAAGTATAAATTAGCCAGCCAGTACACGCCATTGGCGTAGCCGGGGTTTTCATCGTGAATCTGTTTGATGTATTGCAGGGCCTTTTGTTTGTCATCGCGATAGTAGTAGTATGCATATTGCAATTTCGCGTCTAATTTTACGTTGTCCCGTTCCATGATGTGCCGGAAAAGTTTTTCCGCTTTGTCCGGAGCGTTGGCGTCCCGATAGAGCAGAGCAAATTGAAACTCCAATTCATGGCGCATGGGGATCACTGTGTCCGGCATGACAGAGAATAGATTGTCCATAACTTCTATCAAATTGTCATACATTTTTTCTTTGAAATAATAACGGCAGAGGTGATAGTAAGCGCCGTGATAATTACGCAGCAGACCCTTGATGTTTTCATTGAAATAGACTTTGGGATTATTCAGGTTGCGATAGCGAAATTTATTCAGCAAATTATTTTTCAAATGCATCGGAGAGAGCGTTTGACCTTTGTAGGTCAGTAATTTGTACACCAAGCCGTCCATGCGCAAATATTTGGTCAGATTAATGAGATTTTCCTGCGACACCGTCAGCGCAAAGTAAATCGGTTTGGTGAAACGATTTGCCTGAATGATGTTTAAAATCATGAGATCTTGAACGCGAATTCCCTTACCGTAAAGTGTTGGTTTGAGCTCGAATACGATCTCCGGATTTTTGATCGTGTCTGCCACCAATCTCTTTTGCTCTGTCAAATCCTGCAGGTCTTTGGTGTAAGCCTCGCGCGGAATCTCGATACGAACGATTTTTGGTTTTTCCCAGAGCATGGGTTGCAAACTTTCAATACGCGTATCCGAAAGGGAAATAGGAACTTTTGGCTCCTGGTCGCGCAATTGTTTGATGTACCAGGGCGTATTCAACAAACTCAAATTAACGATACGGATGTCGGT contains these protein-coding regions:
- a CDS encoding STAS domain-containing protein, which codes for MKLKKREIENVLVVEISGEIMGGTETEDFRALIFEAIENEMVNIVIDLKKTKWMNSSGLGMLVSGLTTIRSSGGDLRLANISERVRRPLQITRLESIFLSYDSVEEAIHSYQAK
- a CDS encoding pentapeptide repeat-containing protein, with the protein product MSQLSRDEILAKIKNKESLAGLDLSGADFSYEDLRGVVFSGANLCDAHLQNANLAQADFSDAHLEQAFFFGANLAQAKFDRAFLKDANLQDTNLEFASFKNADLEHVKLFGVQAENADFQGANLSNARMKRSNFKHANFQQANLNQAHLERSELNGADFTGANLEGSFLEHADLTNAKLK
- a CDS encoding glycosyltransferase family 1 protein, coding for MKPLKMFAVAPSLPEQLTPLKTLAYNLWWSWNPDAIDLFRRVDWDIWEKSNHNPIKMLGMVSQARFDKLAFDDGFLSHLRRVTEELENYLSGTTWYEKKFGKPENEKIAYFSAEFGLTDCVPLYSGGLGVLAGDHLKSASDMGIPLIGVGLLYQQGYFNQYLNADGWQGELYLKNDFYNMPVQLLRDEHGAKIVIELEFPGRKVFAQIWQISIGRIRLLLLDTNNKNNSLQDRTITSELYGGDGETRIQQEIVLGIGGLRALQKLKIEPDIFHINEGHSAFLSLERIAVAMRKLNLTFSEALELTRSGNIFTTHTPVPAGIDMFSQELVNKYFSEYFKQLNISREEFLRIGGIHYSQNKGKFSMAVLAINLAAYVNGVSKLHKRVSRDMWKHLWPNAPVNEVPISNVTNGVHPGSYISKELASLLDRYLGPAWKTKPGDLSIWARVSEIPGEELWRTHERNRERLVAFARERMRQQSKKRGALPSQLSLADDVLNPEAFTIGFSRRFATYKRATLLFRDIDRLAQILNNKDFPVQIIFAGKAHPKDDPGKQLIKEIIHHLKHERFRQHIVFIENYDIEVARYMVQGVDLWLNTPRRYMEASGTSGMKAAMNGVINCSILDGWWDEAYKPEIGYAIGSGEEYEDFAYQDGVESQLLYDLLEHEIIPKFYKRGKNNIPRQWVALMKNSMAAICPVFNSNRMTREYAELFYSPSMKNFHLRMENDQRIAREIAHWKKHLRNHWQKIHFVDIAQNEPDNYQVGRSVEITAKIFIDGISPEDIVVEIYHGIPDADHNYISEGRIQPMELTEENGENIFTYRGQVNFDVSGLYGYTLRILPHHKDLLHRHETGLILWANQK
- a CDS encoding DUF2461 domain-containing protein yields the protein MDKDNAFTGFSQETFDFLGEVEDRNSKDWFEKNRPIYNLYVLQPLKALVADLAPSMLAIDAQFETTPAINKTISRIFRDTRFSRDKRLFRGNMWITFKRRVKNWKDSPAYFFEIFPDWYRFGMGYYNASRATMDALRSRIDENPDEFLKAISCLKKQNFFEVIPDHYKRKIPNEHGEKIQLWYQCRSFYLSCKRNRDELLFSQELVNELSFAFHTINPLYQFLREIHDEIYAPSAGLGI
- a CDS encoding M20/M25/M40 family metallo-hydrolase, whose translation is MTHKAKKYGNFLLQFSFVVIASVNILLAQPIPEIRTSANSHSLSVPENSRWQPSKKTKKSLVWQTSPSELQGLLGKISVDSMSLFVRQLSGDTTVFINSVPETIKTRFAKSNDIFKAQTFLQQKLENFGYQVELQEFSLTPNFGDIIFAPNNPLQGWFYLDGSIYHSSDGGEHWEKQFSFVTDRGIKNFEAVNDSLVWAVGYKGLLMKTSDGGAQWEFLEAPFEQHIYGVAFPDKKHGWIAGAYANIFRTSDGGLTWEKQNLPTTFGIYAIDFVDSLRGWAVGPNGLILHTIDGGENWLEQNSGSSEAFLAVRFFSESRGYAVGTNGTLLLTFDGGESWQTEVLAPDEILWDVDFFNKNDGVVVGSGGKIFITHDSGENWTALNILQDESCYYADFNADSTIWVTGKGVLLDIKSRGADWQNFSDQYVEYYLNNVFATKPGTISPDTSVVICAHYDCMAEAVNRMFLAPGADDNGSGAATVLEAARVLKNENSRYTIRFLLFSGEELGLLGSRHYAKLAAENQENILGVINLDMIGYDGNGDGVFEIHAADIANSKSLGEMIFDNVASLQFPLSPELIVEGATNRSDHASFWEQGFSAILIIEDFDDFNPHYHTIQDLFSNYDVDYFQALGKLAIVSLAQLAGISENTSVSERAGQNQIGSFYLSAPSPNPFNSVTQFHFELPRSAKVKVEIFSITGQKVGRFELGNLARGSRRFIWNSKNNPGGVYFVRFQFGKIYLVRKIVLLR